In Flavobacterium lacustre, a genomic segment contains:
- a CDS encoding DUF6943 family protein encodes MPDFIIKTHRKDAVYKGNSIYILNKGLNSGKPQKEPFTNSFVILFQNEEDTETVYWLAYSLWKANFWHQSLIGSVIPFLRIHEFKKEFNSKVKWMLQEHEEHLKQVQALRLLERQENQFQKNIFLINEMRKVILSRYCKK; translated from the coding sequence ATGCCCGATTTTATCATTAAAACCCACCGAAAAGACGCTGTTTATAAAGGGAATAGCATCTACATCCTAAACAAAGGATTAAACAGCGGAAAGCCTCAAAAAGAGCCTTTTACTAACAGTTTTGTAATCCTGTTTCAAAACGAAGAAGATACCGAAACGGTGTACTGGCTGGCGTATAGCCTTTGGAAAGCCAACTTCTGGCACCAATCGCTAATTGGGTCCGTGATTCCATTTTTACGGATTCACGAATTCAAAAAAGAGTTTAATTCAAAAGTAAAATGGATGCTGCAGGAACATGAAGAGCATCTTAAACAAGTCCAGGCGTTGAGGTTACTGGAACGGCAAGAAAATCAATTCCAAAAAAATATATTTTTGATCAATGAAATGAGAAAAGTGATTTTGAGTCGGTATTGCAAAAAATGA